The nucleotide sequence TGGCGAAATAAAGGCAGGTGAGCATGTGGTGGACATTGGCTGCGGGGCCGGGATGGACAGTTTTCTCGCCGCCAAGTTTGTCGGCTCCTCGGGCTGTGTTGTCGGGGTGGATATGACTCCCGCCATGCTCGACAAGGCGCGCGCCGCAGCCGAGGCAGGGGGCGTCAGTCAGATTGAATTTAAAGAAGCCTTGGCCGAGGAGCTTCCCGTCGAGGACGGCTGGGCCGATATCATCATCTCGAACGGGGTGGTGAATCTTTGTCCGGACAAGCCACGGGTGTTCGCCGAGTTGAACCGGGTTTTGAAGCCAGGTGGGAGGCTCCAGATTGCCGACATTCTGGTGTCCAAGCCTGTCCCCGAGGAGGCAAAGAGCGAAATTGACCTGTGGACTGGCTGAATTGCTGGCGCTCTGTTGGATACAGAGCTAGAGGCCGTCGTCACGCAGGCTGGATTCGAAAATTTCGAGATTACCTGGCGGAAGGACGTTTTCGCCGGCGCGCCCCAGGATTCAAGCGCCGCCGCATTCGGAACGGTGGGGATCAATTACAGGGCAAGGAAGCCTTCTTTGTAACACGATAAATTTGCCGATGCGGAATGGAGGAAAGTGGATTATCTCACGCGCTATGTAATGTTTTCTGAATTCTTGACGGTTCATAATTTGTTGTGTCGAGAATCAATGATCGCCCAGACATTTAATTTTTTCTGGCAGGTGTAGAGAAATCTTTTATTATTTCATCACACACTGAGGATGAGAATAGACATGGATAAACCAGCCGATGCCTTCTCGATGAGCACCAAACCTGGAGAGCGCGTTATCGACAAGCCCGAGCTCCCGAAAGGTGGACTCTCCACCGACAGCACCGTATACACCGAGGTGATTGTTGGGACGCAGCAGATGAAGCGCGGCACTTTCGGCAAGTTCGAAGTGTTGTGCGATGAGGGTGCACATATTGGGGGATCTGCAGAGTATCCTACGCCAATGACTTATATGGCGATGGGGGTGGGCTTTTGACTACTCACCCAGGTTGCGCGGTACGCGCACATGATGAAGATAGAAGTGAGTAATGCGAAGGTGAGCGTTCGATTCAGAAAACTCCTCGGAGGCTCTGTCTTGAAGGGCACGGTGTTCAATAAATGGGAAGCGGTGGATACCCATCTTGAGCTAGACTCTGATGCCCCGGCAGATAAATTGGCCCATCTCATCACAAATGCGAAGAACGGCTGCTTCGCAGAAGGAATGATCGTCCAGCAGGTGCCACTCAACAGCACTGTCGCGGTGAATGGCGAGCCTTTTCCTATCGAGGGCGTGACGACAGATTGAACAAGGTGGTTTCTGTTTCCCGCATTTATCTTGATTTGTATTTAATCTCTAATTTATCCCTAGTGCCGTACGCGTCGCGTGTGCGGCGCTGGGATTATCGCCGAGCCTTGTTCGCAGATTTTCCAGATCCCCGGGCTCATCGACGTCTCCCCACTCGGGAAGGGTGTGGATGAGGTAGCCCAGCGCCTCAAGATTTTTCTTTTGCGCCTCGAAGACGCCGGGGCCGCCCCACTCGATCCCGGTGAAAACGCCGGGCGTTAAGTGGTTCAGGCCGATGAGGTAGTAGCCCCTGTCCTTTGCGGGCCCGAGGGCGGCGGCGTTTTCGTTTT is from Nitrospinaceae bacterium and encodes:
- a CDS encoding methyltransferase domain-containing protein; the encoded protein is MAEIGVVSDVDTQMLRKAVQNEYAVVANQPDKGFHFHTGRPLAKILGYEDDWLEGLPESAVESLAGTGNPFSLGEIKAGEHVVDIGCGAGMDSFLAAKFVGSSGCVVGVDMTPAMLDKARAAAEAGGVSQIEFKEALAEELPVEDGWADIIISNGVVNLCPDKPRVFAELNRVLKPGGRLQIADILVSKPVPEEAKSEIDLWTG